In the genome of Pseudanabaena mucicola str. Chao 1806, the window GGGTGCTTATCTGGTGATGTTGGGTCGTAAGCGTTGGGCGATTGAGGGATTTTTCAAAACCATTAAACATCGCTTTGGTTTACATTGTTTTGGGCAGTCTACAAAACTTGGAGTTTTTCGTTGGCTAATTCTATCTCTGATTGCTTATCTTTTGGCTCACTGGAGTACTCAATGGTCGCCACCTCCTGTCTTGGACTGGAAGGCTGCCTCTGATTTGACACTTTCTGTTTTATTCCCTTCTGTCCTTTGGTTAAAACTCCTCCGATACATCCGAATTAATGCTGATATTGCTGCTCGTTATGGTTTTAAAATTGTTCTCAAACCCATTCCTACTTAAAGCTTTTGGGAATGGTGCAAGATCTCAGTTAAACTTGATCTCGGTATATGCCTTGAGTTCCCTTTCAAGTATTTGATTGATTTTCTTTTTCGTTTCACTGTTGTTTGCAATCAATTTTACAAAATCTGTGATTGATTCCCAACTAAATCCAAACATCTCCTCTAAGTTAAGATTCTGCGAGTCCAATGCCCATGTTTGGCGCATTTTCCCAGTATGCTCCCTTAAACTATTAGCGGCTATAGCACTAATCTTACTGATATACACCTGAAGAGTTCTATCCAGAATACCCTTGCGAGATTCAAGCCCAATCAATCTTTGTTCTACCTCTTTGCTCTTCTGCTCTAATTCAAGCAATGGTACTTCCAATGTTTGTTTGCGTTGCCTAACAGTTGTACGCACATCAGGAATAATCCAACTCAAAGACTGAATACTCGACTCAAAATAAGCGGATATTTTTTCATCACTTGCTAAAAATGCCTCTAGTTCTATCTCTAAGCGTAATACCCCTGAATTTTCTAACTGTGGTTGATTAATCGGATCTACACTTCTTGCTGATAACGCACCTTTCGCATCAACATAAAAGACTCTGCGATCATAAAGATTTTGATCAAAATGCCCTTCTTCATCTATAAAGCAATCCTCAAGCCCTAATTTGACATATTTTTTGATGTCATCAACTTCAAACTCATCCACCATGTTGATTTTATTAACCACGAAAAACACGTTTGTTAAGCGTCCTTTTCCTAGCGTCTCCGCAATAAACTGGCGCTCATCTGCACTAATAATTTGTGTTGCGTTTAGAACAAAGATGATCGCTTGTGCCTGTTTTAGAAACCGCGTAGTAACTTTTGTGCGGCTACTACTTTCTTTTAATCCAGGCGAGTCAATTAAGCGCACACCATTAGCGCATAAACTATGCTGACAGTTGATTTGAGCATAGTCAATGTTTTGAAAACGATCAATATAGCCTTGCTGATTGAGTGTTTCCTGATCTTCTCTAGTAAGCTGATACTCAGAAGTAAAGGATTCAAGACTCATTACTCGTGGGCTATCATGACCTGATTCGTATACCGATACATTATTACTATCACCATATACAAGCATAGTCACAATCGCAGTACAGGGAGTCGCTTTAGCAGCTAAAACTCTACCTCCGAGCATCGCGTTTAAAAGTGTACTTTTGCCATGCTTGAACTCACCAAGTACAATAATTTTAAAGATGCCTTGCTGAATATCTTGGGCGCGAACAGCCCAAGAATGGGCATTGCTCATAAAACCCAGACCACAAACAACAGCCCCACCTGTTTCTAGGTTTACTGACACATCACGCTCCTGACCAATCAGCAACGAAATATCCCGCAAAACCGCCGCCATTTCATCACTTTTTTCTTTGGCGGAGCTATAAGTACCTGTATTCATGGTAAATGGCTATTTATTTTAGTAGGTCTAGGCTTAATTTTATAACAGACCTAGCAGCCTAACGGCTTAATTGAGCGGATGAGAACTTTCGCTCTCAACTGAAATATTAGAATTTAGTCCGCTCCAATGATGTGTTATGCGCTGATCGCTTATCAATTATTTATCTTTGCGATCGCCGATCATCTCTCGGAACTCATCAACGAAGCAGATAATTTTTGCTTGCTTAAACTTGGCTGATAATAGACAACTTTAATGAGCGTTTCGGTTAGGCATAACGGCTTAATTGAGCGGCAAGAGAACTTTCGCTCTCAACTGAAATATTAGAACTTAGTCCGCTCCAATGATGTGTTATGCGCCGATCGCTTATCAATTATTTATCTTTGCGATCGCCGACAATCTATCGGAACTCATCAACGAAGCAGATAATTTTTGCTTGCTTAAACTTGGCTGATAATAGACAACTTTAATGAGCGTATCGGTTAGGCATAACGGCTTAATTGAGCGGCAATTGATCGCCTCTAACTAAGCACAATTTACTCTGATTATTGTCCGCTCCAATGATGTGTTATGCGCCGATCGCTTATCAATTATTTATCTTTGCGATCGCCAACAATCTATCGGAACTCATCAACGAAGACGACAATTTTTGCTTGCTTAAACTTGGCTGATAATAGACAACTTTAATGAGCGTTTCGGTTAGGCATAACGGCTTAATTGAGCGGATGAGAACTTTCGCTCTCAACTGAAATATTAGAACTTAGTCCGCTCCAATGATGTGTTATGCCCCGATCGCTTATCAATTATTTATCTTTGCGATCGCCAACAATCTATCGGAACTCATCAACGAAGCTGACAATTTTTGCTTGCTTAAACTTGGCTGATAATAGACAACTTTAATGAGCGTATCGGTTAGGCATAACGGTTGCGTTCAGCCGCGCCGCGTAGCATAGCGAAGCGGTGTCGGCTGGAACGCAGTGTTGGGCGGCTGGT includes:
- a CDS encoding dynamin family protein, producing the protein MNTGTYSSAKEKSDEMAAVLRDISLLIGQERDVSVNLETGGAVVCGLGFMSNAHSWAVRAQDIQQGIFKIIVLGEFKHGKSTLLNAMLGGRVLAAKATPCTAIVTMLVYGDSNNVSVYESGHDSPRVMSLESFTSEYQLTREDQETLNQQGYIDRFQNIDYAQINCQHSLCANGVRLIDSPGLKESSSRTKVTTRFLKQAQAIIFVLNATQIISADERQFIAETLGKGRLTNVFFVVNKINMVDEFEVDDIKKYVKLGLEDCFIDEEGHFDQNLYDRRVFYVDAKGALSARSVDPINQPQLENSGVLRLEIELEAFLASDEKISAYFESSIQSLSWIIPDVRTTVRQRKQTLEVPLLELEQKSKEVEQRLIGLESRKGILDRTLQVYISKISAIAANSLREHTGKMRQTWALDSQNLNLEEMFGFSWESITDFVKLIANNSETKKKINQILERELKAYTEIKFN